The genomic window CACCAACAAGCTGCTCCGGCAGTACCTGCCCAAAGGTACGAACCTGTCGGCCTTCAGCCAGAACGACCTTGACGCCATCGCGACGAAGCTCAACAACCGTCCGCGCAAGTGCCTGCAATTCCGCACACCAGCCGAGAGTTTTGCCTTGACCGGTTGAATCTGAGCGTGCCAAGGCAATCGCGTTGACGCGTCGGGTGCCTCGACCGGGCCCGGGCTGGCATCGTCCGCCTCGCCGGAGCAGCCCTGAGCCCCGGGGAGCCGCTTATTTGATGAGGCGGTAGCGGGCCATCATGCAGTCGTCCTCGTGGTCGAGGATGTGGCAGTGCCAGACGTAGCCCCGCAGGGCCTTTCCGTTCTGCGCGGCGAAGGCGGCGTCCGGGTCGAAGCCGAGTTCCGCTGCGGAGGGGAAGCGGACGAGCATGCGGGTGACCATGCCCCACGGGCAGCGCACGGTGTCCTTCAGCCCGGCCTCCCACGCTTGTGGGGGCTGCGCGGCACCCAGCAGGAAGGGGTCCGGTTTCGGTGCCCAGAAGATGCCTGTCCTGGGGCGGGGGTTGGCGCGCAGGTAGTTCTTGAGGTCGAAGGACTGGCGGTTGACGATGAGGGACTTGGCCAGGTGCAGGTGCATCGGGTGGTCCTGGAAGGAGGCGTTGACGATCTCCCACAGCTCTACGGTGCCCTGTTTCGGCATGAGGATCGGGTCGTCGTCGTAGGTGAGGTTGTCGAGCATCATGCTCGGCGGCCGGTTCTTGCCCCGCATCTGGGCGATGGAGACGACTCGGTGCCTGCTGGGGGCAGCCCAGGTGGGCAGGCTCGCCGGCTGGCGGGTTCCGCCGCGCAGCCGGGTGGGCGGGGCGGTCTTGTGGCCTGTGCCGCCAGTCCCGAGGAACCGGACGATGTACGGCAGGGGCCTGGCGCCGGTCACCGCGCGGACAGAGGGGGCCAGTTCCTGGTCGTTGGTCAGATCGACGTGGGCGCCGGCCACCAGACCGGAGAAGTCGACCACCAGGTCGAGGCGTTCGGCCGGGGACAGGCGCACCGAGGTGGTCCGGACCGGGGCGTCGAGCAGGCCGCCGTCGGTGCCGATCACCCAGAACGGCATTTTGTTGGTGAAGTACAGATGGTAGGCGCGGAGGTTGGAGGCGTTGAGGACGCGGAACCGGTAGAACCCCTTCGCGACCCGGCAGTAGGGGGAGACCACACCGTTGACCGTCATCCGGTCGCCGATCATGCCGCCGTCCCAGTGCCCTTGCGGTACCGAGCGCAGGGTGCGGAAGTTCAGCGAGCCGTCGGTGTGGAACCTGCGGTCGGCGAGGGTCAGCGGCACCTCGAACTCACCGCCCGGCAGACCCAGTGGGTTCGTGGCCGTGCCGGTGTCGTACTGGTCGCGCAGCAGGTATGAGCCGGCCAGTCCGGCGACCACGTTGAGCCGGGTGATGCCCATCGCGTGATCGTGGTACCAGAGGTGTGCGGCCTCCTGCCCGTTGGGATGGCGGTAGGTCATCGCGCCGCCCGGGAGGAAGGTCTGCTCGGGGTGGCCGTCCATGCCGGGTGGGGTGACAGCGCCGTGCAGGTGGACCGAGACCCTCGGTTTGGTGCGGTCCTGCTCGGTGGCGCCCTCCAGGGAGGGGTCGACGTCGGCGGCGAACAGGTGCCGCCCCAGCTGGTTGTTGAAGGCGAGCGCGATGGGCTGGTCGCGGTGGGCCTCGATGGTCGGTCCGAAATACTGCTGGCCACCGTAGGACCAGGTCGGCGCCATACCCAGATCACGGTGGAAGCGGTGCCGAGAGGGGGCCACCGAGAGCGTGCCGCTACCCCGCAACGTCGGCAGGACCGGCAGCTGGTCCACATAGGGCGTCAGCTCCGGCGACGGGAACGAGAGCTCTCCCGCTTGATCCCGTACGGCCAGGTCAGCGCCCCGGGCTGGAGCCGTACTGGTGGCGAGGGTCCCGGGGCCCAGGATGGTGGCCGCGAGCAGGGATCGGCGGGTCGGACCGTAGGGCATGGTGCTCCTCCTCGTGGGGACTCTTCCTCACCTTCGGCGCCTTGGTGCTGTGGCGTCGGCGCCCCGCCTTCCTTGTCATACGGACGGATGGCGGCCACTTGCCGGAACTGCACCCCGCCGGCTTCGCGGTCGGTGAAGAGCGCAGTCCCCTTGCGGTGTTGCCCCGTCTGCCTGCCCTGCCACCGCACACGGTCGAACGAGCACCGCAGGACCGTGACCCAGCGATACCGTTGGCAGAACCGGCGGGAGACCCGCCTCCTACGGTTTCGCCGCGGCGTGTCTGGCGCCGAGGGCGGTGTACAGGTCCGTCCAGCGCTGGTCGGTGCTGGTGGGTGGCTTGCCGTCGCAGAAGGCTTTGGCTCCGTTGGCCGTGTAGTAGCGCAGCATCTGCAGGACGGCGCCGGTCTCGGCCCTGGCGCCCGCGGCGTATCTGCTGCCGGGCGGCTGCCGCTGGTGGACGCGGCACGTGGGGGCGGGGTCAGTGGCCTGTACATCCAGTACCCCGCCGGCCGCGGCGCCGCATCCGCTCAGGACGAGGACGCCGAGCAGTGCGGCAGCGGGGGCGATCGGTCGGCGTGCCATGGGACCTCCCGGGTGCTACAGGACGGTTTGCAGGCTGCGCGCCATCATGCTTAGGCCGACGACGAGGACGAGTGCGGCGGTGAGCAGGGCGGTGTAGGGGGTGATGCGGCGCAGCCGCGCGAGCAGCGGGCGGTCGGCGAGGCGTCCGGCCCGGCTGCCGAGGCGGACCAGGAGCAGCCCGACGGCGGTGAGTGTTGCCGCCATGCCGAGACCGTAGGCCAGCACAAGTACGGCGCCGAAGACGGTTCGGCCCAGTGCGATCGCGCCGAGGAGGACGACGAGCGCGGAGGGGCTGGGGACGAGGCCGCCGGCGACGCCGAGACCGATCAGGCCGCGGGTGGGGAAGGGTCGGGCTTCGCCGTCGCCCGGCGGGTGGGTGTGGTGGTGGCCGAACGGCCCGTGGCGGTGGGGTTCGCTGTGTTCGTGGGTTCGGCGTTCCAAGCGGTCGCGGTGGTGAGAGTGGTCGTCCGCAGGGCTGTGTGCGTGCTCGTGCTCGGTCGCGGTCCGGTTCGCAGAGGAGCCCGGCCCACCGGTTCCGGAGGAAAGGCTTGCCGCGCCGACCAGGGCCACCGGGACCGGCTGTGCCAAG from Streptomyces sp. NBC_01198 includes these protein-coding regions:
- a CDS encoding multicopper oxidase family protein, with product MPYGPTRRSLLAATILGPGTLATSTAPARGADLAVRDQAGELSFPSPELTPYVDQLPVLPTLRGSGTLSVAPSRHRFHRDLGMAPTWSYGGQQYFGPTIEAHRDQPIALAFNNQLGRHLFAADVDPSLEGATEQDRTKPRVSVHLHGAVTPPGMDGHPEQTFLPGGAMTYRHPNGQEAAHLWYHDHAMGITRLNVVAGLAGSYLLRDQYDTGTATNPLGLPGGEFEVPLTLADRRFHTDGSLNFRTLRSVPQGHWDGGMIGDRMTVNGVVSPYCRVAKGFYRFRVLNASNLRAYHLYFTNKMPFWVIGTDGGLLDAPVRTTSVRLSPAERLDLVVDFSGLVAGAHVDLTNDQELAPSVRAVTGARPLPYIVRFLGTGGTGHKTAPPTRLRGGTRQPASLPTWAAPSRHRVVSIAQMRGKNRPPSMMLDNLTYDDDPILMPKQGTVELWEIVNASFQDHPMHLHLAKSLIVNRQSFDLKNYLRANPRPRTGIFWAPKPDPFLLGAAQPPQAWEAGLKDTVRCPWGMVTRMLVRFPSAAELGFDPDAAFAAQNGKALRGYVWHCHILDHEDDCMMARYRLIK